One genomic region from Bacilli bacterium encodes:
- a CDS encoding YlbF family regulator has protein sequence MTDELIELTYSVKQALKDHPLVKKLDEIEDKMENNVEVQHLSFVYQVAQDRFNDFLKLYATQSLEVVTAQKALYEAKKQLDEHPLVREYYAAFRPVNDLYDEIQKKLFSPFGGSKSCGGY, from the coding sequence ATGACAGATGAATTAATTGAATTAACTTACAGTGTAAAGCAAGCATTAAAGGACCATCCTTTAGTGAAAAAACTTGATGAAATCGAAGATAAAATGGAAAACAATGTTGAGGTTCAACATTTGAGTTTTGTCTATCAAGTAGCGCAGGATCGCTTTAATGATTTTTTAAAGTTATATGCGACGCAGTCTTTAGAAGTGGTTACCGCGCAAAAGGCATTATATGAGGCCAAGAAGCAACTTGATGAGCATCCGTTGGTGCGTGAGTACTATGCTGCTTTTCGTCCAGTAAACGACCTTTACGACGAGATACAAAAGAAATTATTTAGCCCCTTTGGTGGAAGTAAGAGCTGCGGAGGCTATTAG
- the pgeF gene encoding peptidoglycan editing factor PgeF, which yields MKYTPWAQFSSLVAGTTQRVEGYSQAPFDSFNMALQVGDDVTAVKKNRDDFIKDLGIKSNQMIFTHQSHSTVMRKVSREDGGRGWTSFENGIEADALYTFDTDLYLAIYHADCVPVFFYAPSRGLIGIIHAGRQGTLKQVTALTIAKLMDEEGLTPDELFFHLGPSISFSHEIISEEEAKRIAAMSSQFRQGVKATGGVYFLDTALINFLELRRLNVPVNHISSSFACTYEDGDLYFSARRDHPTGRMVSFIARNK from the coding sequence ATGAAATATACTCCTTGGGCCCAATTTAGTTCACTCGTCGCGGGTACAACGCAAAGAGTTGAAGGATATTCGCAAGCCCCTTTTGATTCGTTTAATATGGCCCTCCAAGTCGGAGACGATGTAACGGCAGTAAAAAAGAATCGCGATGATTTTATTAAAGATTTAGGCATCAAATCCAATCAAATGATTTTTACTCATCAATCACATAGCACAGTGATGAGAAAGGTCAGTCGCGAAGATGGTGGCCGAGGATGGACAAGTTTTGAAAATGGAATTGAAGCCGATGCCTTATATACCTTTGATACCGATTTATATCTTGCCATCTATCATGCTGACTGTGTCCCCGTCTTCTTCTACGCCCCATCGCGCGGTTTGATTGGCATTATTCATGCTGGTCGACAAGGCACCTTAAAGCAAGTCACGGCCTTGACCATCGCCAAATTGATGGACGAGGAAGGACTTACTCCTGATGAATTATTCTTTCACTTGGGGCCATCAATTAGCTTCTCCCATGAAATTATTTCCGAAGAAGAAGCCAAACGGATTGCCGCGATGAGCAGCCAATTCCGTCAGGGAGTAAAAGCCACCGGCGGGGTTTACTTTTTGGATACAGCTCTCATTAACTTTCTTGAATTAAGAAGATTGAATGTGCCGGTGAATCACATATCTTCGTCCTTTGCTTGCACTTATGAAGACGGTGATTTGTATTTTTCTGCCAGAAGGGATCACCCGACTGGGCGAATGGTATCATTTATAGCAAGAAATAAATAA
- the def gene encoding peptide deformylase, with the protein MLKIIDDTHPSLREKSVAVSLPINEENRALLLEMLEHLAMSQDEVLSEKYHLRSGVGLAAPQVGVNKRLIAIYYPKDEEKKQYVKYGLVNPRIVSNSVRECYLSNGEGCLSVPLDHPGHVYRSFKITVEAFDIVTNKDIVIVARGYDAVVLQHEIDHLDGILYYDRIDARKGQLDDPKALAI; encoded by the coding sequence ATGTTAAAAATTATTGACGACACCCATCCGAGTTTGCGGGAAAAATCGGTTGCTGTTTCTTTGCCCATCAATGAAGAAAATCGAGCTCTTCTTTTAGAAATGCTTGAGCATTTGGCGATGTCCCAAGATGAGGTGTTGAGTGAAAAATATCATCTTCGTTCTGGAGTCGGTTTAGCCGCTCCTCAAGTGGGGGTTAATAAACGTTTAATTGCCATTTATTATCCGAAGGATGAGGAAAAGAAGCAATATGTCAAATATGGGCTTGTTAATCCGCGCATTGTGTCCAATAGCGTTCGTGAATGCTATCTATCTAATGGCGAAGGATGCCTCTCGGTTCCCCTTGATCATCCGGGCCACGTATATCGCTCATTCAAGATTACGGTTGAGGCCTTTGACATCGTGACCAACAAAGACATTGTAATTGTTGCCCGAGGATATGATGCTGTTGTCTTGCAGCATGAAATTGATCATCTTGACGGCATTCTTTATTACGATCGAATTGATGCTCGTAAAGGACAACTTGATGATCCCAAAGCGCTTGCAATTTAA
- the coaD gene encoding pantetheine-phosphate adenylyltransferase: MKRVAVYPGSFDPMTNGHMEILRRALSVFDEVIILVAVSPTKKSLFSLGERFAMIKEATKELPGVSVDMTEGLSINYAREHDAIALVRGLRAATDFEYEFKMAAGNRFVDPKIDMVFFMSAPAFTFLSSSTIKELFMHGTDISPLVPPAVAEALKKKLSEQKK; the protein is encoded by the coding sequence ATGAAACGAGTAGCGGTTTATCCCGGTTCATTTGATCCGATGACGAATGGTCATATGGAAATTCTTCGGCGTGCGCTCAGCGTTTTTGATGAAGTTATTATTCTAGTGGCGGTTTCACCGACGAAAAAAAGCCTTTTTTCTCTTGGCGAACGGTTTGCGATGATTAAGGAAGCAACAAAAGAGCTCCCCGGAGTAAGCGTTGACATGACCGAAGGGCTATCAATTAACTACGCCCGTGAGCATGATGCGATTGCTTTGGTGCGCGGACTGCGGGCAGCGACCGACTTTGAATATGAATTTAAAATGGCCGCCGGCAATCGCTTTGTCGATCCAAAAATTGACATGGTTTTCTTTATGTCGGCCCCAGCCTTCACCTTTCTTTCTTCATCGACGATTAAAGAACTGTTTATGCACGGCACAGATATTTCACCGTTAGTGCCGCCGGCGGTGGCGGAAGCATTAAAAAAGAAATTGAGCGAACAAAAGAAATAA
- the rsmD gene encoding 16S rRNA (guanine(966)-N(2))-methyltransferase RsmD produces MRIIGGIYRHRQLKFISDTQTRPTKDRIREAVFSALGHNCLNRRVLDLFAGSGSMGLEALSRGAEAASFVDTRREAIAVIQENISNLGVEGKVFFDSYDHFLQVTNDTFNLVFIDPPYAFENYADLFANLLKPTLLNQDAIIVIENQSSDFFVPKEFAITRQYKYGETLVHILRRKL; encoded by the coding sequence GTGCGCATTATCGGGGGCATCTATCGCCATCGACAATTAAAATTTATTTCTGATACGCAAACGCGTCCGACTAAAGACCGTATCCGTGAAGCTGTTTTTTCCGCTTTGGGACACAATTGTCTTAATCGGCGCGTTTTAGATTTGTTCGCCGGTTCCGGATCGATGGGTCTAGAAGCACTGTCGCGGGGGGCAGAAGCAGCCTCTTTCGTCGATACCCGCCGGGAAGCAATCGCCGTCATTCAGGAAAATATAAGTAATTTAGGAGTTGAAGGTAAAGTGTTTTTTGACTCCTATGATCATTTTTTGCAGGTAACCAACGACACTTTTAATTTGGTTTTTATCGATCCGCCATATGCCTTTGAGAATTATGCGGATCTCTTTGCAAATTTGTTAAAGCCGACATTACTCAATCAAGATGCTATAATAGTAATCGAAAATCAAAGTTCGGATTTTTTCGTGCCGAAGGAGTTTGCCATCACTCGGCAATATAAATACGGTGAAACTTTGGTTCATATTTTGAGGAGAAAATTATGA